One region of Candidatus Electrothrix rattekaaiensis genomic DNA includes:
- a CDS encoding RNA polymerase factor sigma-32, with product MSEEKKVSQQYNPLVVTSTDENLPTVSNPALHRYLQEISQYELLSREETEELAVYFKETGDPDAAYRLVSSNLRLVVKVAMDFQKYWMQNFMDLIQEGNVGLVQATKKFDPYRGVKFSYYAAYWIRAYILKFIMDNWRLVKIGTTQAQRKLFFSLNKEKKLLEAQGFKPDVKLLAERLNVKESEVVEMDQRMDGWDVSLEAPVRNDSDDDQKSFLPHQGPGIEDIVAGHEVRDRISGVLAGLDDDLNEKEKIILTERLLNDEPETLQTIADRFGISRERVRQIEANLLKKLKGVFEKELPDVQDFISSERIVPATGSDGI from the coding sequence ATGAGCGAGGAAAAGAAGGTCAGTCAACAATATAATCCTCTGGTGGTCACATCCACCGACGAGAATCTGCCGACGGTCAGTAATCCTGCCCTGCATCGTTATCTTCAGGAAATTAGTCAGTACGAACTCCTGAGTCGCGAAGAGACGGAAGAACTGGCGGTTTATTTCAAGGAAACCGGCGATCCCGATGCGGCCTACCGGTTGGTTTCGTCCAATCTGCGCCTGGTGGTCAAGGTGGCTATGGATTTCCAGAAATACTGGATGCAGAATTTTATGGATCTGATCCAGGAGGGAAATGTCGGCCTCGTGCAGGCGACCAAGAAGTTTGATCCCTATCGCGGGGTGAAGTTCTCCTATTATGCCGCCTACTGGATTCGCGCCTATATCCTCAAGTTTATCATGGATAACTGGCGGCTGGTCAAGATCGGCACAACCCAAGCCCAGCGCAAACTGTTTTTCAGCCTGAATAAAGAAAAAAAGCTGCTTGAGGCCCAGGGCTTTAAGCCTGATGTGAAACTGCTGGCTGAACGGCTGAACGTCAAAGAAAGTGAAGTCGTTGAGATGGATCAGCGCATGGACGGCTGGGATGTTTCGCTGGAAGCACCGGTGCGCAATGATTCGGACGATGACCAGAAAAGTTTTCTTCCCCATCAGGGGCCAGGAATAGAAGATATCGTGGCCGGTCATGAAGTCCGGGATCGCATATCCGGTGTGTTGGCTGGCCTGGATGATGACCTGAATGAGAAAGAAAAGATTATTCTGACAGAGCGCCTACTGAATGATGAACCCGAGACCCTCCAGACCATTGCAGACCGCTTTGGGATCTCACGGGAACGCGTCAGGCAGATTGAAGCAAACCTCCTCAAAAAGCTGAAAGGGGTGTTTGAGAAGGAATTACCTGATGTGCAGGATTTTATCAGTTCAGAACGAATCGTTCCCGCAACCGGTTCCGATGGAATATAA
- a CDS encoding DegT/DnrJ/EryC1/StrS family aminotransferase has protein sequence MKVPLLDLKPQIEFFREQIIREITEVVDSTCYILGPKVAKLEQEIAAYSGAAEAIGVSSGTDALVASLMALELQPGDQVLTTPYTFFATMGSIIRVGAVPVFADVDARTLNLDPAKAADILASDAAGERKIKAIMPVHLFGQCADMSALMALARQYDIPVIEDAAQAIGAEYPFIESAESAEAENGGEVVWKKAGSMGLTGCFSFFPSKNLGCMGDGGMITTCDPGFAETLRCYRNHGAKPKYYHSKIGGNFRLDPLQAAVLSVKLPRLEEWHGQRRKNSEQYRELFVQAGLAGEQIALPEAVYNSAPGAEQHNIHIYNQFVIQTSRRDALRQYLQEKSIGCEVYYPVCLHQQKCLESYGTYNTLSFPVAEQASRESLALPIYPELSIEQQEYVVETIADFFRS, from the coding sequence ATGAAGGTACCTCTTTTAGATCTGAAGCCGCAGATAGAATTTTTTCGTGAGCAAATCATCAGGGAAATAACCGAGGTTGTTGATTCAACCTGTTATATCCTTGGGCCCAAGGTGGCCAAGCTTGAACAGGAGATTGCCGCATACAGCGGTGCTGCCGAGGCAATCGGGGTTTCCAGCGGTACAGATGCCTTGGTGGCCAGCCTCATGGCCTTGGAGCTTCAGCCAGGTGATCAGGTCCTGACCACGCCCTACACCTTTTTTGCCACCATGGGATCAATTATCCGGGTGGGGGCTGTGCCGGTCTTCGCTGATGTGGATGCGCGAACCCTAAATCTTGATCCGGCCAAGGCCGCTGATATTTTGGCATCCGATGCAGCCGGAGAGCGAAAGATTAAAGCGATCATGCCGGTGCATCTTTTCGGGCAATGCGCGGATATGTCTGCGCTCATGGCACTGGCCCGTCAGTACGATATTCCGGTGATTGAGGATGCTGCCCAGGCCATCGGTGCAGAGTATCCTTTTATAGAGTCCGCCGAGTCAGCTGAAGCTGAGAACGGTGGCGAGGTGGTGTGGAAAAAGGCTGGCTCTATGGGGCTTACAGGCTGTTTTTCCTTTTTTCCCTCCAAGAATCTTGGCTGTATGGGTGACGGCGGTATGATCACCACCTGTGACCCAGGCTTTGCCGAGACCCTACGTTGTTATCGCAATCATGGGGCAAAGCCCAAATATTATCATTCAAAGATCGGGGGGAATTTTCGTCTTGATCCTCTCCAGGCCGCTGTACTCAGCGTTAAGCTGCCCCGTTTGGAAGAATGGCATGGGCAACGGCGGAAAAATAGCGAGCAATACCGTGAACTTTTTGTGCAGGCCGGGCTGGCCGGAGAGCAGATAGCACTGCCAGAAGCTGTCTACAATAGCGCTCCAGGTGCAGAACAGCATAATATCCATATCTATAACCAGTTTGTTATCCAGACATCGCGCCGGGACGCTTTGCGGCAGTATTTGCAGGAAAAGTCCATCGGCTGCGAGGTCTATTATCCGGTTTGTCTGCATCAACAGAAATGTCTGGAGTCATACGGTACCTATAATACCTTGTCGTTTCCCGTGGCTGAGCAGGCGAGCAGGGAATCCTTGGCCCTGCCGATCTATCCAGAACTGAGCATTGAGCAGCAGGAATATGTGGTCGAGACTATAGCTGATTTTTTTCGTTCGTAG
- the greA gene encoding transcription elongation factor GreA has product MVERIPMSKTGHVQLKEELEQLEKVERHEIVKAIETARAHGDLKENAEYHAAKERQGMVEGRIMELKDKLGRAEVIDCTRVSTDRAVFGTVVTLMDMETDEEVTYQLLGPEESDVKNGSISVLAPLGRSILGKEMGDEVVAKTPGGVREFEVVEIQPGSLC; this is encoded by the coding sequence ATGGTTGAACGTATCCCCATGTCCAAAACCGGACACGTACAGTTGAAAGAGGAGCTTGAGCAGTTGGAGAAGGTGGAGCGCCATGAAATTGTCAAGGCTATTGAAACTGCTCGCGCCCACGGAGATCTAAAAGAAAATGCCGAGTACCATGCGGCGAAAGAGCGGCAGGGAATGGTCGAAGGGAGGATCATGGAGCTTAAAGACAAGCTCGGCAGGGCAGAGGTGATCGACTGCACACGGGTTAGTACGGATCGGGCTGTGTTCGGCACGGTTGTCACCCTGATGGACATGGAAACCGATGAAGAGGTGACGTATCAGTTGCTCGGCCCGGAAGAGTCTGACGTGAAAAATGGCTCTATCTCGGTTTTGGCTCCTTTGGGGCGTTCCATACTGGGCAAGGAAATGGGCGATGAGGTGGTGGCCAAGACACCGGGCGGTGTCCGGGAATTTGAGGTAGTGGAGATTCAACCCGGTTCTCTGTGCTAA
- the rpsF gene encoding 30S ribosomal protein S6 — MRHYETTYILRPNLGEEKFTEIIERTNAIVEGDNGSVIDIDRWGIKKLAYEIKKETQGYYICMNYAAPGSTIQEMERIFRIDDNVLRYLTIKLDKGKEIDQTGVEQEKEKIAAIAAALAAEAEELARQDEDVEGENKETVTKTAPEETDTKVAPEETDKTAVSEESDSSEQVEQVKQDDSAE, encoded by the coding sequence ATGCGTCATTACGAAACCACGTACATCCTTCGTCCCAATCTGGGCGAAGAAAAATTTACAGAAATTATTGAACGAACCAATGCCATTGTTGAAGGTGATAATGGTTCGGTTATTGATATTGATCGCTGGGGCATTAAGAAGCTGGCCTATGAGATCAAAAAAGAAACGCAGGGTTATTATATCTGCATGAACTATGCTGCCCCCGGAAGCACGATCCAGGAGATGGAGCGTATTTTCCGTATTGATGATAACGTCCTTCGTTATCTGACCATCAAGCTGGACAAAGGGAAAGAGATTGATCAAACAGGGGTAGAGCAAGAGAAAGAGAAGATTGCCGCTATTGCCGCTGCTCTTGCTGCTGAGGCAGAGGAACTTGCCAGGCAGGATGAGGACGTTGAGGGGGAGAATAAAGAGACGGTTACCAAGACCGCCCCCGAGGAGACCGATACAAAGGTTGCTCCTGAAGAGACGGATAAAACCGCCGTTTCCGAAGAAAGCGATTCCTCAGAGCAGGTTGAGCAGGTGAAGCAGGACGACTCAGCTGAATAA
- the rpsR gene encoding 30S ribosomal protein S18, producing the protein MAPRKKVFYRRKVCRFCADKEVVIDYKDVKVLKGFVTERGKIIPKRIYGTCAAHQRQVTEAIKRARHLALMPYTGSIQY; encoded by the coding sequence ATGGCTCCCCGTAAGAAAGTGTTTTACCGTAGAAAGGTTTGTAGATTCTGTGCTGATAAAGAGGTGGTTATTGATTATAAGGACGTAAAAGTCCTGAAAGGTTTTGTTACTGAGCGCGGTAAAATTATTCCGAAACGGATTTACGGCACCTGCGCAGCGCATCAGCGCCAAGTGACCGAGGCTATCAAGCGAGCTCGGCATCTTGCCCTGATGCCCTATACTGGTTCTATTCAGTATTAA
- a CDS encoding DUF2232 domain-containing protein yields the protein MGRHGNRLQHNGPFLSARPLLVALCYFLPIALPGLIGWLNGMLAVPIFLLLQTATDERTGGQQIRNGLLMAGLGSLLMGRFSMFLFALTMLPLGYSLHLTTVRQRDPVQAGVTGVMVLTISWLFFWTVYGNISGTNPYRALLSGTDAFMEHIVVVYRTSADLPADVLYNLEQLITEVRVLLPKILPGLLAGMVLITVILNMVIGRVLLHRLAPKKVFWPPYGDWRLPDKAVWLLISAFALLLVGQGGVKNVGLSLIFVSGLLYFFQGTAVVIHVLNHWNLPRTFRLFVYVILALQRYGMLLVVLVGIADTWADFRKLDRKDHKDKPE from the coding sequence ATGGGGCGACATGGAAACCGCTTGCAGCATAACGGTCCGTTTTTGAGTGCTCGGCCACTTTTGGTGGCCTTATGCTATTTTTTGCCCATAGCACTTCCAGGATTGATCGGCTGGTTGAACGGAATGCTTGCTGTTCCGATTTTTTTGCTGTTGCAAACAGCTACCGATGAAAGGACGGGTGGACAGCAGATCAGAAACGGCTTGTTGATGGCTGGCCTTGGATCCCTGCTGATGGGACGTTTTTCGATGTTTCTTTTTGCATTGACGATGCTCCCATTAGGGTACAGCCTGCATTTGACCACAGTGCGGCAAAGAGATCCTGTACAAGCCGGTGTCACCGGAGTTATGGTGTTGACTATCTCATGGTTGTTTTTTTGGACTGTGTACGGCAACATATCCGGGACAAATCCCTATCGCGCCCTGCTTTCAGGTACGGATGCCTTTATGGAGCATATTGTTGTGGTGTATCGGACGAGTGCTGATTTACCTGCGGATGTTCTGTATAATCTTGAGCAACTTATAACGGAAGTGCGGGTGCTTCTGCCGAAGATCCTGCCCGGCCTTCTTGCCGGAATGGTTTTGATCACCGTTATCCTGAATATGGTAATTGGCAGAGTGCTTTTACACCGGCTTGCACCGAAAAAAGTTTTTTGGCCCCCATACGGTGATTGGCGATTGCCGGACAAGGCTGTGTGGCTTCTTATTTCCGCCTTTGCCCTTCTTCTTGTCGGTCAAGGAGGGGTGAAAAATGTTGGCTTAAGCTTGATATTCGTTTCAGGGCTGTTGTATTTTTTTCAGGGCACTGCTGTTGTTATTCATGTCCTGAATCACTGGAATCTCCCACGTACTTTTCGTCTTTTTGTTTACGTGATTCTTGCCCTGCAACGCTATGGAATGCTGCTCGTTGTTCTTGTTGGAATAGCAGATACTTGGGCTGATTTTCGCAAGTTGGACCGTAAAGATCACAAAGATAAACCTGAATAA
- the rplI gene encoding 50S ribosomal protein L9 — MEVILKKTIDTLGREGDVVNVKPGYARNYLIPQNMASTVNKASLARLQREQEIIEKRRAEEQKNAEKLAAQLENMTVVITRKVGREGRLFGSVNTGDIADQLEVQGVTLDRRAIMLADPLKSTGETKITVKIGYQMTTEITVQVAPEVEEV, encoded by the coding sequence ATGGAAGTTATACTGAAAAAAACAATTGATACCCTTGGAAGAGAAGGGGACGTTGTTAATGTTAAGCCCGGATATGCACGTAATTATCTCATTCCACAAAATATGGCTTCTACTGTGAACAAGGCCAGTTTGGCCCGTTTACAGAGAGAGCAGGAAATAATTGAGAAGCGGCGTGCAGAAGAACAGAAGAATGCGGAAAAACTTGCTGCACAGCTTGAGAATATGACCGTTGTCATCACCCGTAAGGTCGGTCGTGAAGGTCGCCTGTTCGGCTCTGTTAATACTGGCGATATTGCGGATCAACTTGAGGTTCAGGGGGTGACTCTGGACCGCAGGGCGATCATGCTGGCTGATCCGCTCAAGAGCACCGGTGAAACAAAGATTACCGTGAAAATCGGCTATCAGATGACTACCGAGATCACTGTTCAGGTCGCTCCGGAAGTGGAAGAAGTTTGA
- a CDS encoding replicative DNA helicase: protein MSDTPAFFENGGITPAAPSPKMVPPQNVEAEQALLGTILIQDKSLLKIVELLSPDDFYRDSHKAIFEVMVSLFERSEPHDLVTVTSLLRDQNRLEHVGGSAYLTSLTDVIPFTGMLVHHARIIREKSILRRLIETSSDVAARCYDAQGDLEALVDKAEQTIFEIAQARKKQGFEPMSKIVPKAFDRITKLAERKEHITGISTGYDELDRMTAGLQSSDMIVLAGRPSMGKTAMAMNIVQHAALINKVPVAVFSLEMSMEQLALRMLCSVGRIDAQRIRTGHLQDNDWPKLTRATGMLADSPIYIDDTAGMTVLEMRAKARRLKSEHDLGLVVVDYLQLMQGNSRIENRTQEISDISRSLKAMAKELDVPVIALSQLNRSLESRTDKRPQLSDLRECVTGDTLVVLTDGRRVPVRELVGQTPSVISVTQDGRLEPAATEKIWSVGKKETIHIKFASGRCLRCSGKHRLRVLWNWKAAREVQPGDRIALARHFPEPIQPISWPEHHIILLAHLVGDGSYVKKQPLRYTTANEENSRAVTESAQAFGAIVNRHKGRGNWHQLVISGNGNRWHPKGVGKWLKDLGIFGQRSHDKYLPPGVFQLPNTQLALFLRHLWSTDGSIHVGKEKPRIYFTTASELLIHDVAALLMRFGIIARIKHITTAESPRGWFTADISGAEQHRIFFKEIGVFGPCRKYADRLAEFLGATVGNTNVDTLPKEVFGYIREQMRRKGISHRDMAKRRGTSYGGSAHFNFAPSRATVLSYAEILDDDRLRTIVHDDFFWDTVVSVESVGEEEVFDLTVPGNACWLADGIVSHNSGAIEQDADVIMFIYRDEVYNKAEDNPNRGIAELIVGKQRNGPIGTVKLTFLGHITTFESYTHQEPPIGYE, encoded by the coding sequence TTGTCTGATACTCCAGCCTTTTTCGAGAACGGAGGCATCACACCTGCTGCTCCCTCCCCCAAAATGGTTCCCCCACAGAATGTGGAAGCGGAACAGGCCCTTCTTGGTACCATCCTGATTCAAGATAAGTCCTTGTTAAAAATTGTAGAACTCCTTTCTCCTGATGATTTTTACAGGGATTCCCATAAGGCAATCTTCGAGGTTATGGTCAGCCTTTTTGAACGCAGTGAACCGCATGATCTGGTCACAGTAACCAGCTTGCTGCGTGATCAGAATAGACTGGAACATGTCGGCGGTTCTGCTTATCTAACATCGTTAACTGATGTTATTCCTTTTACAGGAATGCTCGTTCATCATGCAAGGATTATACGAGAAAAGTCTATTCTTCGGAGGCTGATCGAGACCAGTAGCGATGTAGCTGCTCGTTGTTACGATGCCCAGGGTGACCTTGAGGCCTTAGTGGATAAGGCTGAGCAGACTATTTTTGAGATAGCCCAGGCCCGTAAGAAGCAGGGTTTTGAGCCCATGTCCAAGATTGTTCCCAAGGCTTTTGACCGGATTACAAAACTGGCAGAGCGAAAGGAACATATCACCGGAATCTCCACCGGATATGATGAACTGGATCGGATGACTGCTGGCTTGCAGTCATCGGACATGATTGTATTGGCTGGTCGACCGTCCATGGGAAAGACGGCTATGGCTATGAACATAGTTCAACATGCTGCGCTGATCAATAAAGTGCCGGTAGCGGTCTTCAGTCTGGAGATGTCTATGGAGCAGCTTGCCCTGCGCATGCTCTGTTCTGTGGGTCGGATTGACGCGCAGCGGATTCGTACCGGGCATTTGCAGGATAACGACTGGCCTAAATTGACCAGGGCCACGGGGATGCTTGCGGATTCACCGATCTATATTGATGATACTGCCGGTATGACTGTCCTGGAGATGCGGGCCAAGGCCAGACGGCTGAAATCAGAGCATGACCTTGGGCTTGTGGTGGTGGATTATCTCCAGCTCATGCAGGGAAATTCCAGAATTGAAAATCGGACCCAGGAAATCAGTGATATCTCCCGCTCCCTCAAGGCGATGGCGAAGGAATTGGATGTCCCGGTTATTGCTCTGTCCCAGCTGAACCGGAGTCTGGAGAGTCGGACGGATAAGCGGCCCCAGCTTTCCGATCTTCGTGAATGCGTGACCGGCGATACCCTTGTTGTACTTACGGACGGTCGTCGCGTTCCTGTCCGTGAGCTGGTTGGTCAGACACCGTCTGTCATATCGGTAACACAGGACGGGCGGCTTGAACCTGCTGCAACTGAAAAGATTTGGTCTGTTGGGAAAAAAGAAACTATCCATATTAAATTTGCTAGCGGGCGCTGCTTGCGCTGTTCCGGCAAGCACCGTTTACGCGTTTTATGGAATTGGAAAGCTGCTCGGGAAGTACAGCCGGGTGATCGAATAGCCTTGGCCCGTCATTTCCCGGAACCGATCCAGCCGATTTCATGGCCTGAACATCACATTATCCTGTTGGCGCATTTGGTCGGCGACGGCAGCTATGTGAAAAAGCAGCCTTTGCGTTATACTACTGCTAATGAAGAAAATAGCAGGGCGGTCACCGAGTCTGCACAAGCATTTGGTGCAATTGTTAATCGGCACAAAGGCAGGGGCAATTGGCACCAGCTGGTTATCAGCGGTAATGGCAACCGGTGGCACCCGAAAGGTGTTGGCAAGTGGCTCAAGGATTTGGGTATATTCGGACAGCGTTCACATGATAAGTATCTGCCGCCCGGTGTCTTTCAGCTGCCGAATACGCAACTCGCCCTGTTTCTTCGCCATCTTTGGTCAACAGACGGCAGTATCCATGTCGGTAAAGAAAAACCGCGTATTTATTTTACGACGGCCAGCGAACTGCTCATTCATGATGTTGCTGCTCTGCTGATGCGTTTCGGTATTATTGCCCGTATCAAACATATCACTACTGCTGAAAGTCCGAGAGGGTGGTTTACAGCTGATATTTCCGGTGCGGAACAGCACCGCATTTTTTTCAAAGAAATAGGCGTATTCGGTCCATGTCGAAAATATGCTGACCGTCTTGCGGAGTTTCTTGGAGCTACAGTTGGAAATACCAACGTAGATACGTTACCAAAGGAAGTATTTGGCTACATACGTGAGCAGATGCGCCGTAAGGGGATCAGTCATCGCGATATGGCAAAAAGGCGAGGCACCTCCTACGGCGGTAGTGCCCATTTTAATTTTGCTCCTTCTCGTGCAACAGTGCTCAGTTATGCTGAGATTCTAGATGATGATCGGTTGCGTACAATTGTTCATGACGATTTTTTTTGGGATACTGTTGTATCGGTTGAGTCGGTAGGTGAAGAAGAAGTGTTTGATTTAACAGTACCTGGCAATGCCTGTTGGCTGGCGGACGGTATTGTCAGTCATAACTCGGGCGCAATTGAACAAGATGCAGATGTTATTATGTTTATCTACAGGGATGAGGTCTATAATAAGGCCGAGGATAATCCCAATCGGGGTATTGCCGAGCTGATTGTCGGTAAACAGCGTAATGGGCCTATCGGGACGGTGAAATTGACCTTTCTTGGGCATATCACCACCTTTGAAAGTTATACTCATCAGGAGCCGCCTATCGGCTATGAGTAG
- a CDS encoding Uma2 family endonuclease: MPYAMSLSPGYTHQRISQETARQLNEVLDVCEQCQPVLPVDWKIADDTVVQPDNMVLCYKPEGMYLTKAPSLIFEILSPSTSSKDRITKFNLYQEEGVGYYCIVDSETATAKVYVLREGRYQKLLDATDETVTFTLKECFFDFSKIRD, translated from the coding sequence ATTCCCTATGCCATGTCTCTTTCTCCCGGCTATACGCATCAGCGGATCAGCCAGGAAACCGCTCGCCAGCTGAACGAGGTGCTGGATGTATGTGAACAATGCCAGCCTGTTCTTCCGGTGGATTGGAAAATTGCCGATGACACAGTGGTTCAGCCGGACAACATGGTGCTCTGTTATAAGCCGGAGGGTATGTACCTCACCAAGGCTCCGTCCCTGATTTTTGAGATTTTATCACCTTCCACCTCAAGCAAAGATCGAATTACCAAATTCAATTTGTATCAGGAAGAAGGGGTTGGCTACTATTGTATCGTTGATTCGGAAACCGCGACAGCCAAGGTCTATGTTCTTCGGGAGGGGCGTTATCAAAAATTGTTGGATGCAACAGACGAGACAGTGACTTTTACATTGAAAGAATGCTTTTTTGATTTTTCCAAGATCCGGGATTGA